Proteins encoded together in one Gemmatimonadota bacterium DH-78 window:
- a CDS encoding HAMP domain-containing sensor histidine kinase, whose protein sequence is MKKPRLPVIRSTLAAVSIRRRFVVLLAAFSVVLAALFGYMSWRVAGSALEAELDQRMVEVAGAMTKTQLDPDMLAMLQPGYEDMGAFTSTQAQLDSLAAHFVADAWIIRPDGTTVVTRASATDVPVGTQLRLLAPYQGEIRLAQRDGSSTTPIWYDASGRGFKYGFIAFGGLIMAVQMPADLYEPLGRLQRALIFGSLFGLGLSFLLGTFLAANIALPLERLVRAAGRIQRGYLDRPVRLDRDDELGRLAEAMERMRQGVLERDEQLRLMLAQVAHEIRNPLGGMELFATAAIDAEDRAEREQLIGRVRGEVGALNRIINEFLAFARPTVAEIEAVDLRLPVREAIELATARDGSVAARVELLLPREPLQARAAPEQVKRVVLNLVQNAFAVSERVVVRGRFEGGEAIIAVADDGPGVPEDQRDRIFDPFVTDKEKGAGLGLAIVKRDMEAMGGRVEVGDAADSGSGTGAEFRVYFPGFDDPPDEQN, encoded by the coding sequence ATGAAGAAGCCGCGTCTGCCGGTGATTCGCTCGACGCTCGCGGCGGTGTCGATCCGCCGTCGCTTCGTGGTGTTGCTGGCGGCCTTCTCGGTGGTTCTCGCCGCCCTCTTCGGCTACATGTCGTGGCGGGTGGCCGGGTCGGCGCTGGAGGCCGAACTCGACCAGCGGATGGTCGAGGTGGCCGGCGCGATGACCAAGACGCAGCTCGATCCCGACATGCTTGCGATGCTGCAGCCGGGCTACGAAGACATGGGCGCCTTCACTTCCACGCAGGCGCAGCTCGACAGCCTCGCGGCCCATTTCGTGGCCGACGCCTGGATCATCCGGCCCGACGGCACGACGGTGGTGACCCGGGCCTCGGCGACCGATGTGCCGGTGGGAACGCAGCTGAGGCTCCTGGCACCCTACCAGGGCGAGATCCGGCTCGCGCAGCGGGACGGCTCTTCCACCACGCCGATCTGGTACGATGCGAGCGGGCGCGGCTTCAAGTACGGTTTCATCGCCTTCGGCGGGCTGATCATGGCCGTGCAGATGCCCGCCGATCTCTACGAGCCGCTGGGCCGACTCCAGCGGGCGCTGATCTTCGGCAGCCTCTTCGGTCTCGGTCTCTCCTTCCTGCTCGGCACCTTCCTGGCGGCGAACATCGCCCTGCCTCTGGAACGCCTGGTGCGGGCCGCCGGCCGCATTCAGCGCGGGTACCTCGATCGACCCGTGCGGCTGGATCGCGACGACGAGCTCGGCCGCCTCGCCGAGGCCATGGAGCGCATGCGCCAGGGGGTGCTGGAGCGCGACGAGCAACTGCGGCTGATGCTCGCCCAGGTCGCCCACGAGATTCGCAATCCGCTGGGCGGCATGGAGCTCTTCGCCACGGCCGCGATCGATGCCGAGGACCGCGCCGAGCGCGAGCAGCTGATCGGCCGCGTGCGGGGCGAGGTGGGAGCGCTCAACCGCATCATCAACGAGTTTCTGGCCTTCGCCCGCCCCACCGTGGCCGAGATCGAGGCGGTGGACCTGCGCCTGCCGGTGCGCGAGGCGATCGAATTGGCCACCGCCCGCGACGGCAGCGTCGCAGCTCGCGTCGAGCTGCTGCTGCCCCGAGAGCCGTTGCAGGCGCGCGCCGCCCCCGAGCAGGTGAAGCGGGTGGTGCTCAACCTGGTGCAGAACGCCTTCGCGGTGTCGGAGCGGGTGGTGGTGCGCGGTCGCTTCGAGGGTGGAGAGGCGATCATCGCCGTGGCCGACGACGGGCCCGGAGTCCCCGAGGATCAGCGGGACCGCATCTTCGACCCCTTCGTGACGGACAAGGAGAAGGGGGCGGGGTTGGGGCTCGCCATCGTCAAGCGCGACATGGAGGCGATGGGCGGGCGGGTGGAGGTGGGCGACGCCGCCGATTCGGGCAG